Sequence from the Platichthys flesus chromosome 2, fPlaFle2.1, whole genome shotgun sequence genome:
CTCACTCAAGCTTCACATTTATAGACACaagtttttaaatcaaacttatGGAACAATAGCAAGTATATTTTCCGAAATGCTGAAATCTTCCTTTCCTCTGACATGATATATGCCGAgatgaaatgacacaaatgCGAATTGCCAAGCAGGTTTATTAAACAAATTGTAATTCAGAACGACTGAtgatttctgtctcttctccagCTTTGAGCCGGTGGCTTCTCCAATAGCAGAGAAAATACCCGAAACGCCATCACATGAGAAACCTGCCGCGACCAGAAAGTTGTCTACACAGGATGTGGATCCACGTCCAAAGGTCTCTTCAGCTGAACCCCCCATAAAGTCCCCAGTGGAAACACCTAAAGCAATTTCTACAGAAATTAGGTCTATGGATAGCTCAAGCGAGAAACCTGgagaggacaagaagaagaaatcaaccGATGGCGAGGTGCTACTCCGCAGTCGAAGCCCATCTGCAACGCAAACAGCTAACGATGAGGCAGACAGTGGCCAGCGACCTCTAAAGAGAGACAACGTCAAGCGTCGCTCTGTTCGCTTTGGTATCGTGGAGAGAGACGATGGTGGGCCTCCACTGATCCTAGGATCAGCGTCGGAGTCCagctcagaagaagaagaagaagctcctGAGGATACAGCTGAGGAGGAAACTCCTGTCACGCTGCCAGTCTACAGACGAGTGGGAAGTCTTCAGAGGAAGGATCAAGAGATGCTAAAACAAGAAGAGGAGCGACTGAAACATTTGGAGCTtgaaagacagagagcagcGGAGAACAAACAGGCGAGACTTAATTTAGAAGAGGACCATAaacgagaggaagagaaggagaaagaaaacttaaggcagagggaagaggaaaaacggagagaggaggaaagggaaagagagaagttggaggaggaggcgatggAGAGACAGCGGAAAGAGGAGTGGGAGAGGGAAAGGTTAAGAGAAGAGGAACTCGAAAGGGAGAGGCTacgagaggaagaaagggaaagggaaagaCAGATGGATATCATGttgcagagacaaagagaagaggaaagtgaGAAGGCAAagcagaaagaagagagacTAAAGCAGGatcaggaggagagggaaagactGAGGTTGAGGGAGGatagagaaagacagaggttgagggaggagcaggagagaccGATTCATGAACACGAGGAACACAAATCAGAGGGGGAACTGAGAGATAAGGAGATCaataaaaggaaacaaagagaggaggTGTGGGAAAAAGAGTGGGTGAAACGGACAGAGAGtttgggagaagaagaagaagaagagatggagggagaaaacaAGTTGATGTGGCAGAGACAGAAaggggaggacagagagaccacgaggcagaaagaggaaagacttaaacaagagcagagggagaaagaaagattgAAAAAGGAggctgaagaaagagagagggagacagaaagggaGTTGATgtggcagagacagaaagaggaggaaagagagagagcaaggcagaaagaggaaagacttcaacaagaggagagggagaaagaaagattgAAAAAGGAggctgaggaaagagagagggagacagaaagggaGTTGATGTTGCAGAAACAGAAAgcggaggaaagagagagagcaaggcagaaagaggagagactgaaacaggaggagagggagaaagaaaaattgaaaaaggaggctgaggaaagagagagggagagaaaaaaggagtcGATGttgcagaaacagaaagaggaggaaagagagagagcaaggcagaaagaggaaagacttaaacaagaggagagggagaaagaaaaattgaaaaaggaggctgaggaaagagagagggagacagaaagggaGTTGATgtggcagagacagaaagaggaggacagagagagagcgaggcagaaagaggaaagacttcaacaagaggagagagagaaagaaagattgaAAAAGGAggctgaggaaagagagagggagatagaaaAGGAGTTGATgttgcagagacagaaagaggaggaaagagagagagcgaggcagaaagaggaaagacttaaacaagaggagagggagaaagaaagattgAAAAAGGAGgttgaggaaagagagagggagagagaaaaagagttgatgttgcagagacagaaagaggaggaaagagagagagcaaggcagaaagaggagagacttaaaaaagaggagggggagaaagaaagattgAAAAAGGTGGCTGAGgaaagagagcgggagagagaaagggagttAATgtggcagagacagaaagaggaggacagagagagagcgaggcagaaagaggagagacttaaacaagaggagggggagaaagaaagattgAATAAGTTggctgaggaaagagagagggagagagaaagggagttGATgtggcagagacagaaagaggaggacagagagagagcgaggcagaaagaggagagactgaaacaagaggagagagagaaagaaagactaagagaggaagctgaggaaagaaagagggataGGCAATGGAggctggaagaagaagagagaatgagggaaagacagagacatgaggaagaggagaaaaaaagaatggaGTTCGAGAGGAGAATGCAGCAGAAAAGAGAGCGGGAGATGGAGACGACGAggcaaatagaaaaacagagagaggaggagagaagggaggaggagagggggttagagatggagaggaaacgTTTGGTGGAGCTGGACAGAAATATGCAGGAGGAATTGGAAATGAAGCGAGAGAAAGAACTGGAGGAAAAGATGAGAATgtataaagaaagagaaggggagggaaggaagagTGCAGCAAATTTAATCAGCTTTGACTCTGAAGACGTCCCTCAGAATTCAAAGACACCAAATTCACCCTTAGCTAAAACCTCAGGGACCACTGAGAGTCCGATCACAGTTGTGTACGATGACTTCTCGGTCAGGAAGCCTCTGATCGAGGTGGATTTTGACGATTTTTCAGTCAAGCCAAAGAGATGGGGCTCGCGGCCCAAAGCGGAAACTAGTCCAGTCGTCGACAGCTGGGCAACAAGTCCCGtggacaggagagaagaggaggaggtgctgaggcCCCTGAGTGTATCCCCTCAGGAAAACTACGCACCCCAGCATGTTGCAAAACCAGACAGTCCAGAGCCTCCTCTAGCTGTGGAGAAAGCAGAAGAGAAGGACGTGGAAGAGAGGCCGGAGGAGGAACAGCTCATCACATTCGAagtggaggtagaggaggaggaggaggagaaggaggtagaggaagaggaggaggaggagatggaggaagagatggatgaagcagaggaagaagaagaagatcatacggtaaatacaaaatacaaacccTCTTTCACTTGTAATGTAACAAACCATACGCAAGGAAGTTAAATGCCAGATTCATAGTGTGAGGTTAAAAGAGGAGCGACAGGAGTGTACATGTGATTGTTTCACCATCATATCAACCTgtcaatctcacacacacacacacacacacacacacacacacacacacacacacactcacacacctcaccCCACCTGCATCAACACATCACTATTCCTGAAACATGAGGACAATATCATACTTGTCATACCTGCTTTGGTCCAATTAAGTTTCAAGtcagagtgtgtctctgtgtgtgtgtgtgtgtgtgcactcattTTTGTCACCTCTTTAGGACTTACAGTATACAGCATAAATTCTTACAAGAAGACTTCATTGGGACCAAAGTCCAGTCCTACATTATGTACAAAATTCAGCAGCACAGCTTTTAAATAGAACTAAGAGATATAACATCACACCTGTCTTAAAGTTTAATATAGGCTCCTGGTGTGTTTAAGATTTTATTGATTACCTATAAGGCTCTTGATGGCCTGGACCCAGGGTATAATTCAGATCTTTTAATGGTCTATTTACCTCTGTGCAGCCTGCTATCTTCAGGCAAGCGTCTTCTGTCTTTTGCTGAATCAAGGCAGAAAACTTGATGAGGCAGAGGGTCGGCATTAAGGCCCTAAGGTTCTGGAGTGGATGGCCTGAGGAAATACTGAGACTTACTTCTTATAAGTCACGTCTAACAACGTTTTCATTTTGGCATATTCCTGAATTCATCTGGGGTGCCAGGCTACAATTTGGATTTTATCTCTAACATTAGTATAACCATGATTACTTATGTACTTGAAACAAGGAAGCAAATCCATTATGTCTGCCATGTGTAAGTCTATAGTGTTTCAAgtgtataaaaaaatatatcagagggagatgtgattaaaaaaacatacatgcaACTGTGAATGTGTACAGTTCTCTCCATCAGTGCTGTCAAATAACCCTGAAGATGCTAGGGATGAgattggatttatttttcatgttacATTTTAAAGGCACACATTTACAGGGTCAggagtcttttctttttcagatctTAATGCATCATGTGGATTTTCCATCCATTTGtaacactacatcaaactgtATAAACTCTATGGCTGCTGATATGTGAATGTATGTAGGAGGGAGGTTATGATAATCACAAATGAAACAGACCGTGAGGTTATGACTTCCCCGAATCTCTATCTACAATTTTCTGTTTaacactttcattttcttcttatttttgcatctagaaaatacattttataaagatAAAAGGAGGATGTAGGAGCATGTGAAGAAGAGGGGCGTTATTTGCATACAGAAATGTTACATGTGGTTTTGCTATGAATTGCAGAGCCAGCTCAGCAATTTGCCTCCTCTGTGAGAGTTCCAGCTCTTATGTTgtagatacattttttgttgttgtttgcaccAAAACAGTCTCAATTCTCACTGTAATTACCAGTTTAATTAGGGATTATCTAACTATCGAACTATTCAGTGCCTCATTGAACGCAGCATGTTTGGATTACATAGCCTGAGAGAGCGGATAGTTAAATTATGAAATTAAGAAGAATGACCACGGTCACGTCTGTGCAAGTAACTATAGATTGTATAGAAAGATGGACAAACTTCCtctcactatccagaaatgaagccaggaTATACAAGCACTGCcattttgtgcatttggagccagagtctgcgctATGGCAAGGTCCCACCTGTACACAAGCTCATCTCACATGTCAATCCTGACgcttttatagcatcaaataactaccAAAAGCCAGAAAAATTAGCTAATTATATACATCATGTTAAGAGaactacttaaaatgacagaaaccatcttgagaaaaaaatgtgattgtcatgtacttttactttgacatcCACTTACATGTAGGATTTATAACCTCTACTGTATCCCCCCACCAGATGGAAATCGAGAGGCTTTGACACTTTTCTGGAGCTGTCATGTTCATACAAAAACCAAGATGTAAAAATCGTCTACCGCTTGTGTGGGAGTTGTGTGCTGGTTTTCAGGCTAGTCAAACAAGCTGTCTCGTGTTTATCAGTGACCTTAAGAGGTCTTCTTTTTTTGCATTGAGATAGATCCAGGCTGGATGTTTTCCCCCGGATTTCAGCTGCGCTAACTGGCTGCTTTAAATTTGGGGCACAAACCTGAGAGTGGTACTCATCTTTAACAATCCTAATCTGTTTCCATGACAAGTGTTAATTCCTCTtagtaaattaaatgtaaatgtatttaatctcaCATCCGTAACATTATGCAATCATAAATTTGTCCTTCACTTTAAGTCAACTAAACAAAATTCTGGATGGATCCATATATAAACGTCATCTTCCACTGCCTGAAAGAAGCCTTCTTAATGAGTAGGGAGTGTTGAACTCAGCTATTGTTACTGTGACATTTTAGCCTTCTTAGCAATGTTAGCAATGTTAGCCTTGTCTTTTTGTAAAAGAGGAAGAGGCTTAAAACAACTACAAATGGCCTAAACAcaatgtttggtttattggactGTACAACATTTAGATAACTTATACttaaacagacatttcaaacaACATAAGAGAAATGAACATTGGAAATCTGAAGGCGGAAGTTTGTTCaccatgaaaagacacaaaaaaaatggtGGTGAAGAAAGAAGAAGCATGTGGTTGCAcatcaaagtgaaaacacagctgACAGGGCATTGCCAGTCAAGACAGATCAGTCAAGCACCTGTTTGAACATGCAACATTTTTGCAGAGTAAATGGAAGCACCGAATCCTGGAGCCCTGAACTGTGTGTATGCAcagtatgtgtgcgtgtctttgtgTTATCGTCTTTCTGTTTGCAGCGTGCATACTTATGCAAACAAATCATAACCCACATAACCAGTGAGCTACTGCAAAGGGACATTGTGCATAGCAACTTCAACGTCATAACGCTGTTAGTATTGAAGCGTTAGTCTTGGCTGTGCAAGTACTTCCTTCTTTCAACCACTGAGTGGTGCTGTTGCTCTAACAAATCACTCTTCCTCATGCTCCCTTCCAGAAGTTTATCTCATGCAGAGCACCTTACACTGCTATAATATTGCCGCCATGAGACTAAACTGTATGGTTTCAGATGgcttgataaataaaatgtataatttctaGGTTGCAAGAAAAGCTCAGCAAAATACTAttgtgtgacagagaaaagcAATTTCACTGAGCAGAAGGAGGTAAATGTTTACAGGGCAAACACGGGCTGTGCAGCAGAGCGTGCACTCTCATTCACTGACAGACTGAAAGACGGacagattgatggatggatggagagatggaaggaTGTTATAGTAAGTAGGGCCAAGGTGCTATGTGGTCATCATGTCCTCATTTGGATGTGTCCAACAGGGAAGCGTGTCAAGTGACCATACATGGTGCCCCtatctcctctctgtctctggactCAATCCCTCCACCCTATTTTGAGAGAGAGCCTGTCACCCTcctgcacaatcacacacacatacacacgtcatggcacacgtacacacagagaGGATGGGCCAAACCACTGACAAGAAAGTGCACATGTCCAGTGCTCATCGTGTCACTAAACTATCTCCTGCTGCGCTTTGCTCAAACTTTCTCTCAACTTTCCAAAAGTCTGCCTGTTTtctgctttcctctcctccctctcctctcacaaAGACTTGCATGTAACTACGGAAAGGGAGCAGTGGAGGCAGGTACAGAAAACACCTTGGCCCCACTTACCTACCGCACCTTCCTTTCCCCTGGGATTTTCCACATCTGAGCACAGACCTCCGCTTTGTTTTGATCAGATGTTTCCTGGAACCAGTCTGGGCTAAAGGAGATAAAAAGGGCTGATCTACCTCTGTGTACCTGACTTTGGATGTTTGGGGAAGCAGCTATTTCCCAcgctgcttttcctttttttttctaaatggaGAACGGAGTTGCAATGTTAACTCGGATGTAGGTACACAAGCAAACAGGCTTGGCTGTTGCAGGCAAGAGGTAATGCTTAGAATATTTTTTGTCAGCctgaaaaactgttttcctttttttcataaAGCTGGAGTGAAAGAAACTTTTATTGACACTTTTGTCAGTGTCTTTCAAATGGATAATAATGTGATGTGACGATGGGAAAGTCTGTCTTTGAGACGCTGCTGTTTCGGATGTCATATCAATCATTGTGAATGCTGCAGTCGAGTGGTGTTGTCACAGAGCAAACACATGGCTGGTCAAACTATTTACTTCTTTGCTGGCAGCAAATAATAGACTGTTCCAGGAAGTTTGTGTGACCTGAACCATAAAAGTATGGAAAGAGACGATGGGCAACGCTCAAATGGACGAAGGATTATTTCTTGCTTTGTATGAGTTCAGAATCTGTTTTTCTGAAAAAGACAGTTTGAGTTTTCTTTAACGTCTGCTTCCTCAAAATGACGACTGAAAGCCAGATCCCACATCCAGCTTTTTGACTGACTCAAAAAAATCCATTCAAAGCTGTAATTCAATTCCTCTGGTGGCCCAGTTTCCATGGTGACCCTAGTGCTTGGACGACCAGCTGTGTGAGAGTTACAACCATGCAGTACTTTGGAGGGAAACTGTCAGCGGcccagctgcaggtggcgggcTGGGTGGGCAGCGTCCGGCGCTCCTTACAAGAGGCTCTGGAGCTGGTGTGGagcaacacagaggagaggcaggaagaggaagatgaggataaagaggaagaaggtGGACATGGAAGAGAAAGGTTTCAGAGGGCCGTGTCACCGCTCCGTAGCTTTGCCAGACGTAGCAGGAGATCCCTGCGTCGCTTCTCCGTCAGAAGTCGGCAAAGTGTGCCGAGGACAACCACTGAAACCTGCTCTGTAAGAGCTGTTGCATTAATCCAGTAGATGGCAATGAATGCTTTCAAATGCTCTGCGTCAAGTCTAATTATAATCTGCTGTTTAATCAAAATGATATTTTACCTTAAAGTCTTGATGAGCTCATCTTGTAGACATTTAGTGCAACGATAATGAACGCAGCAGTTTTTAAAGCCTGAGTTCATTGCATTAATACCCATTCTCTATTTATTCCATGTAAGTCTTCACCTGGTCTAATATTTCAACACCCATGTGCCAAAAGATGAACATGCAAATGTAAAGAGGGAGAGCAGCGGTCAGTGGCCGTCTGTTTCAGGAAGGGTAGTTatctaaaaacaacaaacctttCCTCCTTGTCCATGTTGTTAGAGATGAAGCAGAGGATTGTAATGAGCACTTAGACAAGCTTTATAGTTAAAGTGACttatgtgtttatgtctgtgcactgtctgtgtctgcagcttCCTTTATCTTCACACTGCAAGTGGTAAgtggtatagatgatggatagatggaaCTTTTTTAGGGGAATCGAGGAATTAATAATATTGCTTGTTGCAGGCTTTGAGAACTACAATAGACTTTCAGTCTTACACTTTGTTCAATCAGTCAACCAGGTATATACTGCCAACAACAGCATGATAgcagattgtgtttatttaaattctttGCTGCAGATCAGTCAAATATTGTGTTACCAACTGTGTCTCACAAGGCAGTTTACTTGTTCATATTTAAGACATCTCTGCCTGTGACTCTCAGTATTCTCAGGTGTTAGCTTTGGGTGTATCCTGCATGTGAGTgcgattgtgtgtgtctctgtttataTGTGGGTGTGCAATCACAAGAGACataaaaatgagaaaacaacCTGCAGGCTATTTTCCCTCTTAATTAGACGACCCCTCATTGCCCTTTATTAGAGGTGAGGTGATGTGGATGGTCGTCATCTGTTTCATTAGAGTCTCTATTAGTTCTGCTTGTGGCATCTTTTACATCTTATCCTCATCGCAAACAAGCTTTCACCCACCAATGACTGTGACAGAAATGTGATTCAGGTAAACTGTAATGAAGCCAACTCTGTCTTGACTTGCACATCCTTTGCACATACTGTTCAGACCCATCATTACAGTTTACAGGTGCCTTTTTTTTCTGGTGTAGGGTTTAAACATACTTTACACATGTCTACACATGTGTTGAGTTTGTCCAAAATACTCAGTTTCCATCATGTGTCTGAATCTGTGAACCTCTGTACACATGTAGATTAAAGCTGCACTAACAGATATTTTGATGTAAGCAATGGCTCAATTGACTGAGTCATGAGTGAATGTTGCCAATAAGTTGCAAATCATCATGGTTTTTATCACGGTTTCCCTCAGCTTCAAGAGGCATTTTATCAGccttcagctcattgtttcGGTTCTACAGACTTTTTTCCAGCCCCAACAGACACTGTTTTTAATGGAAGTGCTTTGGTCAACCATCTGTATGATACCTGTCCAGCGGCAAATGACAGGCAGTCAAAGTTAGACACTAACTGGTGAACATAGTGGAGCATTTGACAACTGAAAAGCAAAATCCTATCCTCTGGAGTTGGTAGGGATCAAAACTGAGCAAAAAGGGGAAGAAATACTGAACTTGAACTTGTCCATCAGAGCAGCTGTTCTGTTGACGTGTAATAAGTTGCTTTTGCTCGACCTTAGATATGATACAAGAGGATTAGCTCCTTGGAATCCACATATCTGAGACTGATACACACTTGCCCTCTGTCTCATTCATTGTTGCATGCTGCACACATGTACAACTACCAAACAGGAACTTTTTAGATCATTCATACAAGTCCTTTTTTAACAAGGGTGATTAGGAGGTGATATGGCTACAAGAAATGACtgaaaaataagtttaaaacatttacatcatGATATAACTTGTTGAGCTGCAGTGGATATACTTCCATGGTAAAGGCAGGTCCTGCATGATGCTGGTGAAATTGCTCAATTGTAAACTGTGTCTCTGTTCGACCAGACTTTGTGTTCCCCTATAACTGAACACAGTCTGTGGTCATAGGAAAATCTCTAGAAGCCTATTCACTCATGCTGTGATGCTGCCAGATAACAGACATTGTGCaaatgaagctgctgtgtgaatGCTGAGTAATAAatggacagaggaaggagatgagaTGGATATGAGATTATAAGGGTTGTTTACAAGAGTGCTGTGTTGTATCCAGGAGACAATATTCAAGAGAACAACACTGGGATGTGCCCCTTGACAAAATGTGAGGAGAGCTTAAAGGAATGTTTGTGAGGAGGTGCACAGTAGTTGCTTTTgtgtggaatgtgtgtgtgtgtgtgtatctgtgtgtgtccacccaTGCATTCCAGCATGTGGGCGTGAcagcatgagtgtgtttggtgtgtCTGAGCAAACGCACATAGGTGTGTATgccagtgcgtgtgtgtgcatacacacGCTGTCAGTGTTTATTGAGGACAGCCCAGTCTCTGTGACCGGCTCATTAAAAGATGCATGCTTGGCTGGTCCTCagtcccctctccctctgtagTTAGTGATCTTTGCTCTACACACAGTCCATTTTCTCCATGCCGCAGATCCACAAAATGTGAAAGTTCTCATGTGCAGATTTACTCAGCAAAAAAGGCAGACGTCACATCATCATTGGATTTTGTATGATAATGCTGTAAATTCTAAATAGATGAAGTCATTTTGTCCAACAATATCAAATGGCTCCTTCATGTTTTCTCTGGTTCTGTTGAATAATATGTTTTCTCATTCATATTCCTTATAATTGAATGATCTTTCTGCCTCTCAGACACAGGTTAACAGCTATTCTGTAAACAGAGATGACAAAGACACTGATGCTTTGATAGACAGTGAGCCAGAGCAGCTGAGTCCAAGCCATGAACAGACATCTGAAACTGACGGGTAAGTGAGAGGTTGAACTATAACATCATACAAAGTCTTAACACTAACACTGTCCGTGTTGTATGATCAAGTGGCTTCATTTCCTTCATGTACGCTGATGGAGGCAGACAGGACCAGACAGGTTGAAGTGTCATTCTTTGTGTCTTGTGCTGAAGGTGTGGCACCACATGATGCAGTTGTTTTATTCCAACTGACCACACCTGAAAAATAGAGGCCCTTAGCTACCATTACATTTACACCTCAAAGTAAGAAGCCTGGAGGTCCACGTCAGAGGGGCTAGTTGAACTCGGGTTTTGTACTGTGATCGACGGAGCATCTGAAAAATAACCCAATAGTATTTAGACACCTAGGTAgttgttctgtttatttttttttaaccttagaACCTTGGtgattctgtttttaatcaataaacagaaaaaatgcaATCTAGTTAAACAAACGTTTCTGAAACATAATTTCTGGTAGAATAAAAGACTGCAGCTACACATTGAAATGTCACAGCAAGGATTTCAGGGGAATTGAACTCCCTGTGCCCCCTTGTGGTTGAAGGAGCACCTTGCCAAAGCCCAGAGGAGTGACGCTTTGTTAAAGATTGACTCAAATTACTGAAATCTAAAGAGAAAGCACCTCAAACTACACTTCAAAACACACTGTGCCTTCTCTTCTTAATCTGTGACCctaaaaatgttttctctgtctTCAGTCCAAAGCTGATCCCTGACCAAGTTCCTGAAGTCGCCTCTCCAGATGTTGATACCACAGATTTCTCTTCATTCCCTGAGGttagtttctctttgtttcttaaACCTCCTGGAGACCAGAGCAGTGACAACAAAAGCAGTATGGTCAGTTATAGAAGTATATAtgatagatttttatttgattattgctagattatttgtgtgtttgtgtgtttgtgtgtttctgcgcACAGAGCTCCGCCCCACTCCTCGACACCAGCGCACAAAAATCCAAGGCCAATGTTGGAAAGAGGCGACTTCGATCGCGTCCATCACGCTCGATCCGTGCAGGGCCAACTCCAAGGGACATGTTGGATTGGAGGGCTTGTGACACCGCAGGTTATAATAGCATCCTTAATATTATCTAAATACACCAAATAGGGACATTATCTGTTTTGACTTTTAACTTTTGTTTCTAGATGGAAAGGAGGTGTCTTTCCAACAAAGGGACTCAGATTCTGAGGAGGATCAGCCAAAACCGAAGAAAGCCTTACCTCCCCCTCCCACCTCACAAAGAGTCTCAGTGTTCCCTGGTCTGAGCCCTACAGCCCTGATTGTGagcttaaatacattttaccaaACGAAATGTGATCGAAACATTCAGTATTTGCATTGAGTTAAAGTTGTCTTTTCTTACTCCCGTAGGCTCAACTAAAAAGGAGATCAGTCAGAGGAGCATCTGGAGGAAGAGATGTAACAGAAGACAACAAGGGAAGAGAAGAGCGAGGAGGTCAACGCGAGGCAACAGTACCATCACCCTCACAAGTCTCCCGCTCCTCGCCTCGCTCTGCTTCTCATCTCGCGGGGGCCGCACTTGTGCTGCCACCCCTGGGCAGCACAGATGGAGGGTAAGAACAGAGCACGACAGCACACTTAAAAAAGAATCAAACCTTTGAAATTAtgagaaaatgtaattaaagtattttgaTGATGACTGTGATTCTGTGTGTCATTCAGAACCAGCTCTTCTCCTGCTTGGCTGAAGGAACTGAAGTCTAAGAAGCGCCTGAGTCAGCTCGACAGCGAGGCTTAGCTAGACACAGGTGAGTAATATGGATGatgttataataaataaataaataatatataaaaacaa
This genomic interval carries:
- the LOC133962544 gene encoding trichohyalin-like; translated protein: MERSIETSQTGHTLNPKLSLISKPRLAPKPFSLQKNTSIRSIHAPKTVTTTAVKSTKNQTGKSEAADISKLTPTAHAQKPPQQTTGSGSKLRSVSENTKIIPKTTKESKPSPRDEDTPDSSVAPRKSDPASQNVPPKEKPTSEPLQKDEVLQTNHNVSTDLVTNSEQKDEKKREEETQPSVGQKPEESESGASSSTNTVNRWGGPRRSLSTKLTSRFQSGGAPLPPQPTITISTSDSKDDSNKPASSDLEQNQTTEPSSRESDEGGLKEDYSGGGSIKRRISLLFDSSQRPEVMTKKEEPEIINCTGGVKQRIKHWVAETNSEGAKTEENPQVAPRPRSRSFEPVASPIAEKIPETPSHEKPAATRKLSTQDVDPRPKVSSAEPPIKSPVETPKAISTEIRSMDSSSEKPGEDKKKKSTDGEVLLRSRSPSATQTANDEADSGQRPLKRDNVKRRSVRFGIVERDDGGPPLILGSASESSSEEEEEAPEDTAEEETPVTLPVYRRVGSLQRKDQEMLKQEEERLKHLELERQRAAENKQARLNLEEDHKREEEKEKENLRQREEEKRREEEREREKLEEEAMERQRKEEWERERLREEELERERLREEERERERQMDIMLQRQREEESEKAKQKEERLKQDQEERERLRLREDRERQRLREEQERPIHEHEEHKSEGELRDKEINKRKQREEVWEKEWVKRTESLGEEEEEEMEGENKLMWQRQKGEDRETTRQKEERLKQEQREKERLKKEAEERERETERELMWQRQKEEERERARQKEERLQQEEREKERLKKEAEERERETERELMLQKQKAEERERARQKEERLKQEEREKEKLKKEAEERERERKKESMLQKQKEEERERARQKEERLKQEEREKEKLKKEAEERERETERELMWQRQKEEDRERARQKEERLQQEEREKERLKKEAEEREREIEKELMLQRQKEEERERARQKEERLKQEEREKERLKKEVEEREREREKELMLQRQKEEERERARQKEERLKKEEGEKERLKKVAEERERERERELMWQRQKEEDRERARQKEERLKQEEGEKERLNKLAEERERERERELMWQRQKEEDRERARQKEERLKQEEREKERLREEAEERKRDRQWRLEEEERMRERQRHEEEEKKRMEFERRMQQKREREMETTRQIEKQREEERREEERGLEMERKRLVELDRNMQEELEMKREKELEEKMRMYKEREGEGRKSAANLISFDSEDVPQNSKTPNSPLAKTSGTTESPITVVYDDFSVRKPLIEVDFDDFSVKPKRWGSRPKAETSPVVDSWATSPVDRREEEEVLRPLSVSPQENYAPQHVAKPDSPEPPLAVEKAEEKDVEERPEEEQLITFEVEVEEEEEEKEVEEEEEEEMEEEMDEAEEEEEDHTTQVNSYSVNRDDKDTDALIDSEPEQLSPSHEQTSETDGPKLIPDQVPEVASPDVDTTDFSSFPESSAPLLDTSAQKSKANVGKRRLRSRPSRSIRAGPTPRDMLDWRACDTADGKEVSFQQRDSDSEEDQPKPKKALPPPPTSQRVSVFPGLSPTALIAQLKRRSVRGASGGRDVTEDNKGREERGGQREATVPSPSQVSRSSPRSASHLAGAALVLPPLGSTDGGTSSSPAWLKELKSKKRLSQLDSEA